A genome region from Gardnerella vaginalis includes the following:
- a CDS encoding zinc-dependent metalloprotease: protein MSEEEIHQWLVDCFGSEQGERAWHNFENLPFDIREHIKERCGIGGLPTPGEVHAMMQAFSTGGLNNPLEMRVTLEDGPINKKLAQSIAIQRSTSDGGTVNAEVADCARRALSQANLWLDTSCNLNPAPGTPDILSRSDWIEGTIDSWVKFANPVAKSVGEAFTSVISAKFGDSQDTEVDGIYDGIMPIPMPDEVKQPDQFMRLLGNTSFAMQLGYAAGALSHEVHGSFDQGIALLNNPAGGLIPYNCIDYAKTWGLDVTEVMNYLALRELAHARLFASVPWLMPRFEALIIKYADGISIDLDAVEDQLRDIQEMDPEAVSGAVDISKVADTETEGQKQALRGLETLLALTEGWVDCVIWRAGMAHIPHIDQLREMMRRERAAGGPSEVTFESLIGLRLRPRRMREAAALWDSITSEKGIEERDSMWNHPDLLPDLPESQDEASASDKKTNTTDENSTDNNKQIDSADSKNKDESSKSYEADSTDNEESPASKIDNDESEHENSYENKKDDNVEANAEINAESNSESETETNKESKESSINMPNLEDFKNSEDLEKKLKDVNWDDELSKLLASDDASDNASDDANNNADKDSDNGETDSDSNPDSDINK from the coding sequence ATGAGCGAAGAAGAAATTCACCAGTGGCTCGTCGACTGCTTTGGTTCTGAACAAGGCGAAAGAGCATGGCACAACTTTGAGAACCTTCCTTTTGACATACGCGAACACATCAAGGAAAGGTGTGGAATTGGAGGACTTCCAACACCAGGCGAAGTTCACGCCATGATGCAAGCTTTTTCTACAGGAGGGTTAAACAATCCTCTTGAAATGAGAGTGACACTCGAAGACGGTCCAATAAACAAAAAGCTTGCACAATCTATCGCTATTCAAAGATCAACAAGCGACGGAGGAACCGTAAACGCTGAAGTTGCGGACTGTGCCAGAAGAGCACTTAGCCAAGCAAACTTGTGGCTAGACACAAGTTGCAACTTAAATCCTGCGCCAGGAACACCAGATATTCTTTCTAGATCTGATTGGATTGAAGGAACAATAGATTCGTGGGTTAAGTTTGCAAACCCTGTTGCAAAATCTGTGGGAGAGGCTTTTACAAGCGTAATATCCGCAAAATTCGGCGATTCGCAAGATACAGAAGTAGATGGCATATACGATGGAATCATGCCAATTCCTATGCCAGATGAGGTAAAACAACCTGACCAGTTTATGAGATTGCTCGGAAATACATCTTTTGCGATGCAACTAGGATACGCTGCTGGAGCATTATCTCACGAGGTTCATGGAAGCTTCGATCAAGGTATAGCACTACTTAACAATCCAGCTGGAGGTCTTATTCCATACAATTGCATAGATTATGCAAAAACCTGGGGATTAGACGTAACAGAAGTTATGAATTATCTTGCCTTACGCGAACTTGCACACGCTCGCTTGTTTGCGTCTGTACCATGGCTTATGCCACGTTTTGAAGCTCTGATTATAAAGTATGCAGATGGTATTTCTATTGACTTAGATGCTGTAGAAGACCAGCTTAGAGATATTCAAGAAATGGATCCAGAAGCTGTTTCTGGAGCGGTAGATATTTCTAAAGTTGCAGATACAGAAACAGAGGGTCAAAAACAGGCTCTTAGAGGACTGGAAACACTTCTTGCTCTTACAGAAGGCTGGGTCGATTGCGTTATTTGGCGTGCTGGAATGGCACATATTCCACACATCGATCAACTTAGAGAGATGATGAGACGCGAGCGCGCTGCAGGTGGACCTTCGGAAGTAACTTTTGAATCCCTTATTGGATTGAGATTAAGACCGCGTAGAATGCGAGAAGCTGCAGCATTATGGGATTCGATCACAAGCGAAAAAGGCATTGAGGAGCGAGACTCTATGTGGAATCATCCTGATCTTTTGCCTGATTTGCCAGAGTCTCAGGATGAGGCAAGCGCAAGTGATAAAAAAACGAATACTACAGATGAAAATAGCACAGATAATAATAAGCAAATAGATTCTGCAGATTCTAAAAACAAAGATGAGTCAAGCAAATCCTATGAGGCTGATTCTACAGATAACGAAGAGTCGCCAGCTTCTAAGATTGATAACGACGAGTCTGAACATGAAAATTCTTATGAAAATAAGAAAGATGATAATGTTGAGGCTAATGCTGAAATTAATGCTGAGTCTAATTCTGAATCAGAAACTGAAACAAATAAAGAGTCAAAAGAATCAAGCATAAATATGCCTAATTTGGAAGACTTCAAGAATAGTGAAGATTTAGAAAAGAAACTCAAAGATGTGAATTGGGACGATGAATTAAGCAAACTGTTAGCATCTGACGACGCATCTGATAATGCATCTGATGACGCAAACAACAATGCTGATAAAGATTCAGATAACGGTGAAACTGATTCTGATTCAAATCCCGATTCAGATATAAATAAATAA
- a CDS encoding S16 family serine protease: MTNKIFAVFNNGCMTVISFMSRVFNYFVKYFSSKSVQYFIGLIIGILAIIVLFLPSAYVVEEPGPTQDVLGKSSGKYVINVDNPNNPNKKAASSASGLKSHSKSGKLLLVTVNTSGVPGYEIPNIYAVLSWFDSKKQILPREVLVPVNQNASDYKKETNKQMTSSQSSAQVAALDYAKKHLNVNVKNVKVKIHIDDIGGPSAGMMYALGILNKLTGVDLAGGKTIAGTGTIDNNGKVGAIGGIRLKMISAKRDGARWFLAPNSNCDEVVGNIPQGLNVVSVKTLDDAYKALEKIKAGKSIKSFKTCNAKM, translated from the coding sequence ATGACTAATAAGATATTTGCTGTTTTTAACAATGGATGTATGACTGTTATAAGTTTTATGAGTAGGGTTTTTAATTATTTTGTTAAATATTTTTCTTCAAAATCCGTGCAGTATTTTATTGGACTAATTATTGGTATTCTTGCGATTATTGTGCTTTTTCTTCCTAGCGCATATGTTGTTGAAGAACCAGGACCAACTCAAGACGTTTTAGGAAAATCTTCTGGAAAATATGTGATAAACGTAGATAATCCTAATAATCCTAATAAAAAAGCTGCTTCATCTGCTTCGGGCTTAAAATCGCATTCAAAAAGTGGCAAATTGCTTTTAGTCACAGTAAATACGTCTGGAGTGCCAGGGTATGAGATTCCAAATATTTACGCTGTTTTATCTTGGTTTGATTCAAAAAAGCAGATTTTGCCGCGTGAGGTGTTAGTACCTGTAAATCAAAATGCAAGTGATTATAAAAAAGAAACAAATAAGCAGATGACTTCTTCGCAATCTTCTGCGCAAGTGGCGGCTTTGGATTATGCGAAGAAACATCTTAATGTGAATGTAAAAAACGTAAAAGTTAAGATTCATATAGACGATATTGGCGGTCCTTCTGCAGGAATGATGTATGCTTTGGGTATTTTAAACAAGCTAACTGGCGTAGATTTGGCTGGCGGCAAAACAATAGCAGGCACGGGAACCATTGATAATAATGGGAAAGTTGGGGCAATCGGCGGAATTCGTTTAAAGATGATATCCGCTAAAAGAGATGGTGCAAGATGGTTTCTAGCGCCAAATAGCAATTGCGATGAGGTGGTTGGCAATATTCCGCAAGGTTTAAACGTAGTAAGCGTTAAGACTTTAGATGATGCGTATAAAGCGTTGGAGAAAATTAAGGCTGGTAAAAGTATAAAGTCTTTTAAAACGTGTAATGCGAAGATGTAG